Within Enterobacter sp. RHBSTW-00175, the genomic segment CATTGCAACCGGAGGCGGCATTATCCTGGCGGAATGTAATCGTCAGTTTATGCGCGAAAAAGGGATCGTGATTTATCTTTGCGCACCGGTTTCTACCCTGGTCGGGCGTCTGGAGGCGTTCCCGGAAGAGGGGCAGCGTCCTACCCTGACCGGTAAACCGATAAGCGAAGAGGTGAGTGAAGTGCTGGCGGAACGCGACGCGTTATACCGCGAGGCGGCACATCATGTTGTCGATGCCTCTTTATCTCCTGAGCAAGTTGTCCATTCTATCGTGACAGCGCTGCGTCTGGCGTGCGCCAGTTAGCGGGCGACTATACTTATAGTTCACTCCCCTGACTTACGGATGAACTATGCCAAACCGACCTCCTTATCCTCGTCTCGCACGCATTGTTATCGTCGAAAAAGGTCATCCGGGGCATACCGTGACCTGGTTTCAACTGCGTGCCGATTATCCCTATGCAGATTCGTTAATCAGTGAACACGAGACGGAGCAAGAAGCGCTGGATGCAAAGCAGCGCTACGAAGATCCCGAAAAATCCTGAATAAATTCTCAAACCGCGCATTACCGTGCCCGAATCACACTTTTCACTCAATGGAAATGTTAAGCAGAGGTTAAAGTTAAGTTATTACAGACGGATTCAGATAGGCCAGTAGATCTTTACATTTCAGCGTAAGGATCTGCTGCTACGCTTGGTGCTGTTTTGTTGAAAAAATGAGCTGTGCAGCGAATTGAGTCTGTACCTGTGTGGCAGTTGCGGCAGTAATGGAAGGCGAACAAAATGAAGGCGACGTTGGCGATCCTCACCATTGGTGTGGTCCCTGTAAGCGAAGTATTACCGCTCTTAACTGAGCATGTCTCTGAACAACAAATCACCCATCTTAGCCTGTTGGGTAAGATGAGTCGGGAAGAGGTCATGGAAGACTACGCTGTTGAAGAAGGAGAGGATCTCCTGCCGACGTTATTAAGTGACGGTAAACTGGCGAATGTGTCACGTCAGAAAATTGAGCGCTCACTTCAGGGGGTCATTGAGGTGCTCGATAATCAGGGTTATGACGTTATTTTACTGATGAGTACGGCCCCGATTAAGGGGCTTGTCGCGCGTAACGCCATATTGCTGGAACCGATGCGGATTATTCCGCCGCTGGTGGCCTCGATTGTTGACGGTCATCAGGTGGGGGTGATTGTCCCTATTGAGGAGCTGCTGGAAAACCAGGAGGCGAAATGGAGCGCGCTTGCGCAAACGCCTTTGTATGCTCTGGCAAACCCCATTACGGATAGCGACGAAAAACTGATTGCATCCGGGCAGGCGTTGCTCGACGAAGGGGCGGATGTGCTGATCCTGGACTGTCTCGGTTTTCATCAGCATCACCGGGATCTTCTGCAAAAAGCGCTTGATGTACCGGTTCTGTTATCCAACGTTCTGATGGCGCGTCTGGCATCAGAGCTCCTGGCGTAATGATTTTGCGTGACAGGCTATGAGCATGGCCCCTATAGTGGATTTTTATCGATAAATATAAGGGCCAGTTCATGCTTCAAAGTAACGAATACTTTTCCGGTAAAGTGAAATCCATTGGTTTTACCAGCAGCAGCACTGGCCGCGCCAGTGTGGGCGTAATGGCTGAAGGGGAATACACCTTTGGCACGGCTGAAGCCGAAGAGATGACAGTGGTCAGCGGCGCGCTGAATGTATTACTGCCAGGTGAAACCGAGTGGAAAGTGTTTGCCGCAGGACAAGTATTCAACGTCCCTGGCCACAGCGAGTTCCATTTGCAGGTTGCTGAGCCTACGTCTTATCTGTGTCGCTACCTGAAATAAAAAAAAGCCGGGTGGCGCTACCGCTTACCCGGCCTGTGTTTTTGGCCTGTTACCTCTGCGCTTCTCCGCCGAGGCCTTCCACCAGACTCTGGATTAACGCTGCCAGTTCACCGGTCATCAGGATAAAGTCAGCATCAAAACGCTGGGCGTAATCTTCCCGGTCGATATCTTCGTTCTGGTCACGCAGTTCATCGCAGAATTTCAGACGTTTCACAGAGCCGTCATCGCACATGACAAACTGAATGCGCTGCTGCCAGTCAAGCGCCAGCTTGGTCACCAGTTTACCCGCTTCGATGTGGACCGCGATTTCATCGCATACCAGATCCTGTTTTTTCGCGCGGATCACGCCGCCATCTTCGAGGATCGCTTTTAATTCTGCTTCATCAAGCAGCTGGAACCCCTGAGGCGCTGCGCCGCTGCGCACCCATTCGGTCAGCGTCAGCTCGATAGGGTTTTCCATGGTCATAGGAACCACCGGCAGGGAGCCCAGGCTCTTACGCAGCAGGGCCAGCGTATCTTCCGCTTTTTTG encodes:
- the aroL gene encoding shikimate kinase AroL; this encodes MTQPIFLVGPRGCGKSTVGLELSRVCHSQFVDTDHWLQTHAGRSIAEIVEQEGWASFRARETATLEAVTAPSTVIATGGGIILAECNRQFMREKGIVIYLCAPVSTLVGRLEAFPEEGQRPTLTGKPISEEVSEVLAERDALYREAAHHVVDASLSPEQVVHSIVTALRLACAS
- a CDS encoding YaiA family protein, whose amino-acid sequence is MPNRPPYPRLARIVIVEKGHPGHTVTWFQLRADYPYADSLISEHETEQEALDAKQRYEDPEKS
- a CDS encoding AroM family protein, producing the protein MKATLAILTIGVVPVSEVLPLLTEHVSEQQITHLSLLGKMSREEVMEDYAVEEGEDLLPTLLSDGKLANVSRQKIERSLQGVIEVLDNQGYDVILLMSTAPIKGLVARNAILLEPMRIIPPLVASIVDGHQVGVIVPIEELLENQEAKWSALAQTPLYALANPITDSDEKLIASGQALLDEGADVLILDCLGFHQHHRDLLQKALDVPVLLSNVLMARLASELLA
- the ppnP gene encoding pyrimidine/purine nucleoside phosphorylase; this translates as MLQSNEYFSGKVKSIGFTSSSTGRASVGVMAEGEYTFGTAEAEEMTVVSGALNVLLPGETEWKVFAAGQVFNVPGHSEFHLQVAEPTSYLCRYLK
- the rdgC gene encoding recombination-associated protein RdgC — encoded protein: MLWFKNLMVYRLSRDVSLRAEEMEKQLAAYTFTPCGSQDMAKTGWVPPMGSQSDALTHASSTGQIIVCARKEEKILPSPVVKQALEAKIFKLEAEQGRKLKKTEKDSLKDEVLHSLLPRAFSRFSQTMMWIDTVNGLIMVDCASAKKAEDTLALLRKSLGSLPVVPMTMENPIELTLTEWVRSGAAPQGFQLLDEAELKAILEDGGVIRAKKQDLVCDEIAVHIEAGKLVTKLALDWQQRIQFVMCDDGSVKRLKFCDELRDQNEDIDREDYAQRFDADFILMTGELAALIQSLVEGLGGEAQR